A window of Eucalyptus grandis isolate ANBG69807.140 chromosome 4, ASM1654582v1, whole genome shotgun sequence genomic DNA:
AGAAATTCACTTTTGAGTACATGTACACTTCTGGCTTATTAGAGCTGAATCTCAGTCAACAAATTTAATTGATTgctcaaaagaaaattacaaacgTACTATCTAAATAATCGAGGTAAATTAGATCAAGAGACGAAAAGAGAATCCTCTCGCCCTGAGAACAAAATGtacaagaatagaaatttctgGGTCTGGGCAGATATTTCATACTTGTCGGGCGCATATATTTTGCACGCCCATGGGCCAATCATTCATCTCGATATCATTCGGCCCAAATTGTTCATCTTTTATTACTTACTGCATTTGCCATTGAAGCGATGCTTGGCAGCATCGGAGATGGACTTCCCTAAGCATAGACAAAATCGTCCGAGGTGAGACGTACACCAAGTGGGGAATGTCAATACGGTATCATCCATTCGACCATAGAAAGAAAGGTATCATCATTTGCcatgattttcttaaaatatgttGTTGAAAATACTTCATCAGATGAACAACATCACGTCGACATGTCACGTGATATTAATGTTacatattagattttttttttttgtcttcataAAGAAATAGTCCATACAATTTATTTTATGGGAAAGACAAAACTAATTGAATTCCTATGAATGGACAACCTTACAATACACTCTAATGTTTGTATATAACTAAAGAAGTTTAGTGCATAGTGATGAGCAGATTTTCTgcaatattttgcatttttcttttacctCCTTATCAAAATCGTTAAGTACTTCCAGATGTTCCAATTTCAGTTTATGTCAACCGAGCGACGGCGAACCTAAGATATGGCAAAATGAAGAATCTAAATAACACAGATTAGTCTACGCCATCCATCGAGCGATAAGGGTAATCAAAAAGTAGCAGAgctcctttttttaaaatattaaataccTGAAATTTTCTGACAAAAGAAATACCTGAAATTTCGTACTATACAACAAATGACACGTAAGGCCacatatatttttcataattatcgAAATCTAAATAACATTTGGAATTTTAACGAGAAAACGGTTCCAAACAAACTATTCTACATCTCAACCAAAGAATGTTATctggccacaaaaaaaaaaaaaaaaaaaaaaaggtgaagaatGCATATTTTAACAGgcctaataccctaaaaaaaaatccaacttttAGATTCAATATCAACtctaccttaatttttttaatcctcAATTTTAGGTTCAATCACAAtttttcctaaacttttttttcgtctcataaaaatataattaatatttacttGAGTTTTAAATCTAACATCGTCTACCTTCCATCCCAAATTTCACTAGACAATTGAGAAATGAAAAACTTCATAGCATGAGCTGTTTGAGTATTTAGAGCTAGATTCTCCAATCGCGATAGATGTAAGACTCCCAAGCACAATAGATTGAAAATACGGAAAagcgaaaaaatcaaaattcccaaaatgatttcctcttttgaaagaGGAAATCAAAACTTCATTTTGAGCATGAATTCTCCGTCCTCCCCGGCCGCTCCTGCCCGCCTGCTCCGGCcgcggcgccgccgccgccgcggcgctCCGCTTCCCCGGCGGTTCGAAGTGTCTCAAGagggagcagcggcggcggagctcgcggctcgcggCTCTGCAATCGATCTGAGCTCGCGGCTAGATGAGCTCTGTCGCCAGAGACTCCCAAGCACGAATAGAGCCGGCTATCGGCAGGCAGGAATATTGAGCATAAAAGGAGGAAAGTccagaggaaggaggaaaaatgaggtgaaagggaaaaaagactcgattttaaaaatataaaaattaaaaaaatcattttaaaaaatatttgctctaatttttaactaaatttcaGATCTAAGAAAATGTCATTGTGAAAATTTGGTTAAATTCCCAAAATGAGAAATTGGTGGGACATAAGTTCACCAACAAAAGTCCCACCAATGTGAGATCAATTGAAGAAAAGGCTATTTGTCTTATTGTATCATTGCAAAAATTTGGTTAAAAACTATTGCAATGACGTGGAAATGTCATAAAGGCAATTGTGGATAGAATGTTAGAGACATTGgtggtttttcatgaaaatttaatttataatgaaAATTGGACTGGAGTgttttttaatgagaaaaaaagtttaggataaaattggaaCATGACTAAAAGTTGAGGGTTTTTTAtgagatggaaaaaaattagggtagatttgagattagaaataagattgagaattttttaaagTATAATACCGATATTAATATTTTCCAGCTTTATTACATTCCCGCGAAACATATATACACGCCTTTTATTTCATCTCAAGAATCAAAAAAGCCATACACATTTTCTAAGCGAACGGGAAAACAGAGGATGAAAGAACCAAAGCTGTGCACATTCCTTCAAGAATCGAAAGCTTGTGCACGTTTCCACGGGTTTTGCCATGATTCCCACGAGGCTATGATCCAGCCATCCAAGATCCCAATCTGGAAGCAATCCCTCGTCGACCGACTGCGAAGATGCGCCAGCAGCGGCGAGCTCGAATCCGTCTACGCCTCCATGATCAAGAGGAGCGCGGACCAAGATTGTTTCTTGATGAACCAGCTCATCTCCGCCGCTTCCGCCGCGCGCCACCCGGCCTTCGCCGTCACGGCCTTCGACTGCATGGAGAGCCCCAACGCATTCGTCTACAACGCCATGATCCGGTGCCTGGCGCACCGTGGTATGCCAATTATGGCTCTCGAGTGTTACAGGTCCATGCTGAGGGACGGCGTCCGCCCCACGAGCTACGCTCTTTCGTCGCTGGTCAAGGCTTGCGGCGCGGCGCGGGGTCTGGGGTTGGGCGAGAGCGTTCACGGGCACGCCTGGAGAAATGGGTTCGACTCGCACGTGTTCGTGCGGACGGCTCTGATCGATTTGTATGCGAATTTCGGTAAAATGAAGGAGTCGAGGAaggtgttcgatgaaatgcccgaaaGAGATGGTTTTGCATGGACAGCGATGGTCACAGCTCATGCTCGTTCGAGCGACATGAGCGCTGCCGGGGCGTTGTTTGAGGAAATGCCCGAAAGAAATGTGGCTGCTTGGAATGCTATGATAGATGGGTACGCGAGGTTGGGTAATGTTGAGTTGGCCGAGTCGCTGTTTGAACGGATGATGGTAAGGGATATCATCTCATGGACGACTATGATCACTTGCTATTCTCAGAACAAGCGATTCGGAGAAGCATTAACCAAGTTTCGAGAGATGACTGCTCATGGAATTACCCCTGATGAAGTGAGCATTGCTGCCGTAATTTCGGCTTGTGCTCATCTTGGTGCACTAGACGCAGGGAAGGAAATCCATCATTATGCAATGCAGCATCGATTCTGCATTGATGTTTATATTGGATCTGCCTTGGTCGATATGTACGCCAAGTGTGGGAGCTTAGATAGTTCCCTCGTGGTGTTTTACAAGTTGCGAGAGAAAAACCTCTTCTGTTGGAATTCGGTTATTGAAGGGCTTGCAATGCATGGTTATGCAGAAGATGCGCTTCAAATGTTCAAGCTGATGGGAAGAGAAAAGATAGAGCCTAATGGAGTGACATTTGTTAGTGTTTTAAGTGCGTGCACTCATGCCGGGCTAGTAGATGAAGGCCGACTGTGGTTCCGTAGCATGACTGATGATTATAACATCACTCCTGGGGTCGAACACTACGGATGCATGGTTGATTTGTTGAGCAGAGCCGGATTGCTGGAAGATGCCCTTGAATTGATTCAGAATATGAAAGTCGAACCAAATTCTGTTATATGGGGTGCATTGCTTGGCGGGTGCAAGCTCCATCGAAATTTGGAGATAGCTCAAGTTGCTGCTAATGCATTGAAGGTTTTGGAGCCAGAAAATAGTGGGTATCAGGCTCTTTTAGTTAATATGTACGCAGAAGTGAGTCGGTGGGGAGAGGTTGTGAGGATCAGAGCATCCATGAAAGAACAGAGAGTGGAAAAGGACTGTCCAGGGGCTAGTTCGATTGAAATGGAAGGTGAGATCCATCAGTTTGCAGCTTCCGACAAAAATCATCCAGATTCCAGCGAAATTTATTTGTTGCTGGATGAATTGGATGGACAGCTGAAGCTGGCAGGGCACAGGGAGGAAATTCAACATTCATTTCTTATTTAGGGAACTCTTTGTATACTAAGAATTTCAGTTATTACAGATGCTCAAAGAGCTTTCACTTGAGTTGATTATATTGCTGcatgattttcttgaatttccAAGAAAGTCGCATACTTCGGATAACTTCAGGACGTCTCAAACCATTCCTCAGGCTCAAAGCGAGGAAAATTACATGTTTTTACATGAGAAATACGTACTAAGTTCACCATTTCGTCTGAACATAAGTTCAGAAGAAATTAGATTGCTTGAAAAGATCTGGAGACTGTCATTCTTGTTAAGAATTGAGACCTATTGATGTCCCAAAACATTCATTGAGATGCTTAAATGATGATTTCTTGACGGTTTATCATGAAATTTCTATGGTTGAACATTTTCTgcccttgaatttttttggtagaaaaaaaaaaaaaaaagcattttttgcCCTTGATGAGCGGTAAAATTTCTTCAGATTTTCTCGGAACCCCAACCGACGGTTGTTCTTATTTTGATGCACATCCTGCATATGCAGGCATTGCTGCTCAAATTGTCCTCTATAGACCATGATGACCCGGTTTTAGATGAAAAGCAAAATCTACGAGATTATTATGTCGGTGACTTTCTGCAATTAGTTCATCAAATCTGCTGTAGAATCCGATTTTCAGCTAAGATGCAGttgaaataagaaaacaaactcTTCAATGTTAATTGTTCTGATGACACGGATCCTCCACTGTTGCATTCAATTGCCTGTGAAATTGGCATGATCAGATTTCTGGGTCAACAGAAGttaaattacaatatataacAGTTATCTGCAGGAATGGCACTCTTAATTCTAATGTTATTGCAAGGAACAATTGTTACAATCTCGAGGAGTAAGCACCTTCCtctcatcttccaaaaatgTCTGACCATGTGGCCTTCTATTTCTGAAGAAACAAACCAAGCAAGATACAAATCAAAGAATTGACAAAAAGAGACTGGAAGAATTGCTTTTCACAGTTGAGAGGATGGTATGGATGAATCCTGTTTTTATTATAGTAAAGGCTCCTACTCTGCTGGTCAAAGCCTCAAACTGGTTTCGCTATTTTTGCATCTTCACTAACAGCCTGTTTGAAGTTGAAAAGGCCGGAAAGGCCTCGTCCCTTGGCAAGTTGCTCAAGCTCTTCAAGTTTTTGCTTAAGAAGTTCCACCTCCTTCTCTAAAGCTTCATCCCTTTGCCTCATTGCCTACGAGTGGATGATTTGTAACCATTAACAGTACTGGATATGAACTTTGAAAAAACTATATTTTCTAATCCTGATAAAAGCAATTAAGCAGAGAACTATCAACTTCTTGGACTGATGATATTCCTGTTTGACTAGATCAATTTTCTGAAACTTTTTGACCGCAAAATACATGTAATTGCTGCAGAAGGATTCCAGTCaactttttaggaaaatgatgaaaaacataatGAACTGGATTTGGTCATTCACAATAtgcacatatatataatatatgcatCCTAAGCCCCATGTCGCCTGAAATTAACTGAAAACAACAGCTACATCAAACTTCCCATGGCACAGTACTAGACAAATACCATGAACTACTGCTGTCTTCAAGCTGAATAAGCTGAAAGACAATTCATCTCGTCTGAAAGCAACTAGGTGGTTCTGCAGTAATTATCTGGCATTTGGGCTCATTCTATTGGATCCTAATCAATCCATCTCAGGCATCCAAGAAGCCAAATCATTGGATTTTCCATCTTTTCGGTATAAGAGAAATCTTGCCAGGAAAAATTACGAAGATGAGGCAAGATATACAACCCTAGCATGAGGAAAATActggtttcatttttattttattttcctagttaTGCATTAAGCTTGGTACCTGGAAGTACCTATTGAACTTTCAGTACCTATCGAACTCCTATAAGTAAAGGAAACTGAACAAACTGTTACACATCTCCATTTTTTGTGCAATTCAAGCCTAGCATAGTCCACAACATCAGTGTTGAGTGATCAAGCCAAGAGACTGCATGGGTGGGTTGATTATCACCCAAATtgcagacagagagagagagagagagagaggagggcaAATTCTAGTTCAGACTTGATTAGAcaataagatagaagagaagGGAGGGGATCTATTCTGTACAAATTGATCATTAGAATATC
This region includes:
- the LOC104440973 gene encoding pentatricopeptide repeat-containing protein At1g06143 gives rise to the protein MIQPSKIPIWKQSLVDRLRRCASSGELESVYASMIKRSADQDCFLMNQLISAASAARHPAFAVTAFDCMESPNAFVYNAMIRCLAHRGMPIMALECYRSMLRDGVRPTSYALSSLVKACGAARGLGLGESVHGHAWRNGFDSHVFVRTALIDLYANFGKMKESRKVFDEMPERDGFAWTAMVTAHARSSDMSAAGALFEEMPERNVAAWNAMIDGYARLGNVELAESLFERMMVRDIISWTTMITCYSQNKRFGEALTKFREMTAHGITPDEVSIAAVISACAHLGALDAGKEIHHYAMQHRFCIDVYIGSALVDMYAKCGSLDSSLVVFYKLREKNLFCWNSVIEGLAMHGYAEDALQMFKLMGREKIEPNGVTFVSVLSACTHAGLVDEGRLWFRSMTDDYNITPGVEHYGCMVDLLSRAGLLEDALELIQNMKVEPNSVIWGALLGGCKLHRNLEIAQVAANALKVLEPENSGYQALLVNMYAEVSRWGEVVRIRASMKEQRVEKDCPGASSIEMEGEIHQFAASDKNHPDSSEIYLLLDELDGQLKLAGHREEIQHSFLI